In the genome of Candidatus Ruthia magnifica str. Cm (Calyptogena magnifica), one region contains:
- a CDS encoding sodium ion-translocating decarboxylase subunit beta — protein MEQLNTFWINTGLYQMSWGQGLMLLVGMLLLYLAIIKNFEPLLLLPIGFGAILANIPDAGIAEGNGILHVFYVVGIESGAFPLIIFMGVGALTDFAPLLANPKTLLLGAAAQFGIFATLLGAIGLTVIGIFDFSLTDAAAIGIIGGADGPTSIYVASKLAPDLLGAIAVASYSYMALVPLIQPPIMRALTTKKERQIEMVQLRKVSKSEKIIFPIMLLMLVALLLPDAAPLLGMFAFGNLMKESGVVDRLSDTIQNALINIVTIFLGLAVGSKLMADKFLQLDTLGILLLGMVAFAIGTACGLLMAKLMNIFSKNKINPLIGSAGVSAVPMAARVSNKVGLEDNPHNFLLMHAMGPNVAGVIGSAIAAGIMIQFLG, from the coding sequence ATGGAACAATTAAACACATTTTGGATTAATACAGGTCTTTATCAAATGTCTTGGGGACAGGGCTTAATGTTATTAGTTGGAATGCTACTTTTGTATTTAGCAATTATTAAAAATTTTGAACCATTGTTATTATTGCCTATTGGCTTTGGTGCGATTTTGGCTAATATTCCAGATGCAGGTATTGCCGAAGGCAATGGTATTTTGCATGTATTCTATGTGGTAGGTATTGAGTCTGGCGCATTTCCATTGATTATTTTTATGGGTGTGGGTGCATTGACTGATTTTGCTCCATTATTAGCCAACCCTAAAACATTACTACTTGGTGCAGCAGCTCAATTTGGTATTTTTGCGACTTTATTGGGTGCTATTGGTTTAACAGTAATAGGTATTTTTGATTTTAGCTTGACTGACGCTGCTGCTATTGGCATTATTGGTGGCGCTGATGGCCCAACCAGTATTTATGTTGCTTCGAAACTTGCACCTGATTTGTTAGGTGCAATTGCGGTTGCCTCTTATTCTTACATGGCGTTAGTACCACTTATTCAACCGCCAATTATGCGCGCCCTAACAACTAAAAAAGAACGTCAAATTGAGATGGTGCAATTGCGTAAAGTGTCAAAATCTGAAAAAATTATTTTTCCTATTATGTTGTTAATGCTAGTGGCTTTATTATTGCCTGATGCAGCGCCACTACTGGGCATGTTTGCCTTTGGCAATTTAATGAAAGAGTCTGGCGTGGTTGACCGTTTGAGCGATACAATACAGAATGCTTTGATTAATATTGTGACTATTTTCTTAGGCTTGGCAGTGGGTTCAAAACTGATGGCGGATAAATTCTTACAATTAGATACTTTGGGCATTTTGCTTTTAGGCATGGTGGCTTTTGCTATTGGCACGGCTTGCGGGTTATTAATGGCAAAACTTATGAATATATTTAGTAAAAATAAAATCAACCCTTTGATTGGTTCTGCGGGTGTTTCTGCAGTGCCTATGGCGGCTCGTGTTTCTAATAAGGTGGGTTTAGAGGATAATCCACATAACTTTTTATTAATGCATGCAATGGGTCCTAATGTTGCTGGTGTGATTGGTTCAGCGATTGCAGCAGGTATTATGATCCAGTTTTTAGGCTAG
- the oadA gene encoding sodium-extruding oxaloacetate decarboxylase subunit alpha, whose amino-acid sequence MLNFFKKLTKKSDSAQGKKVEITELVFRDAHQSLFATRMRIDDMLPIADKLDKIGYWSMESWGGATFDSCIRYLGEDPWDRIREIKKVMPNTPQQMLLRGQNLLGYRHYSDDVVRKFVDQSVENGVSVFRIFDAMNDIRNLKTAIDQTIKLGMHAQGTISYTVSPVHNAQTWLDMARKIEDMGAHSLCIKDMAGLLQPYVAYDLVKELKVVVDIPIQLHAHATTGLSTTTIVKAVEAGIDRVDTAIGSMSMTYGHSATNSVVSILENSPRKTGLDLKKLEEIDAYFRPVRCKYAQFEGSLRGVDSRILLSQVPGGMLTNMESQLREQGALDKMDEVLAEIPRVRKDLGYIPLVTPTSQIVGTQSVLNVLTGERYKTITKESAGVLKGEYGATPAPVDQALQVKVLDGSKLITCRPADNIAPEMHILEQEFDKIVAEKGITLSKDKVDDLLTYVLFPQVGILFLQNRNNSDFFEPVLQAGNNCQKPNKNEGTYTISFKGNSYTVDVSAGGNITSMKTSSDQTKTSTLIEKEILNTAPITEGESIGAPLSGAIWKVMVEVNQKINQGDVLIILEAMKMETEIKAAKSGVVTGIEIKEGDTVDVGQTLLTLV is encoded by the coding sequence ATGCTTAATTTTTTTAAAAAATTAACTAAAAAATCAGATAGTGCACAAGGCAAAAAGGTAGAAATTACCGAACTTGTTTTTAGAGATGCGCATCAATCTTTATTTGCAACACGTATGCGTATTGATGATATGTTGCCAATTGCAGACAAATTAGACAAAATTGGCTATTGGTCAATGGAATCATGGGGTGGAGCGACTTTTGATTCGTGTATTCGTTATTTAGGGGAAGATCCTTGGGATAGAATCCGTGAGATTAAAAAAGTAATGCCTAACACACCTCAGCAAATGTTGCTTAGAGGCCAAAATTTGTTAGGCTATCGTCATTATAGTGATGATGTGGTGCGTAAATTTGTAGATCAAAGTGTTGAAAATGGTGTAAGCGTGTTTCGGATTTTTGATGCGATGAATGATATTCGCAATCTTAAAACTGCAATAGACCAAACCATTAAATTAGGTATGCATGCTCAAGGCACTATTTCTTATACAGTCAGCCCAGTGCATAATGCTCAAACTTGGCTAGACATGGCTAGGAAAATTGAAGATATGGGCGCACATTCTCTTTGTATTAAAGATATGGCAGGTTTATTGCAGCCGTATGTGGCTTATGATTTGGTTAAAGAGTTAAAGGTAGTTGTTGATATTCCTATTCAATTACACGCTCATGCAACAACTGGATTATCCACTACTACCATTGTTAAAGCTGTTGAAGCTGGCATTGATCGTGTTGACACTGCTATTGGCTCTATGAGTATGACTTATGGTCATAGTGCGACTAATTCTGTGGTTTCTATTTTAGAAAATAGTCCAAGAAAAACAGGGTTAGATTTGAAAAAACTAGAAGAGATTGATGCTTACTTTAGACCAGTACGTTGTAAATATGCGCAGTTTGAAGGTTCACTTAGAGGGGTAGATTCAAGAATTTTATTATCCCAAGTTCCAGGTGGCATGCTGACCAATATGGAAAGCCAGCTACGCGAACAAGGTGCACTTGATAAGATGGATGAAGTGTTGGCTGAAATTCCACGTGTACGTAAGGATTTGGGCTATATCCCATTAGTAACACCAACTTCTCAAATTGTGGGTACACAATCTGTACTTAATGTACTCACTGGTGAACGCTATAAGACGATTACTAAAGAGTCTGCTGGTGTGCTCAAAGGTGAATATGGTGCAACACCAGCACCTGTTGATCAGGCCTTGCAAGTTAAGGTCTTGGATGGTAGTAAACTGATTACTTGCAGACCTGCTGATAATATTGCACCAGAAATGCATATTCTTGAGCAAGAATTTGATAAAATTGTTGCTGAAAAAGGAATTACTTTGTCTAAAGACAAAGTTGATGATTTATTAACTTACGTATTATTTCCGCAAGTAGGTATCTTATTTTTACAAAATAGAAATAATTCTGATTTCTTTGAGCCAGTGCTACAAGCAGGTAATAATTGCCAAAAACCTAATAAAAATGAAGGGACTTATACCATTTCATTTAAAGGTAATTCCTATACTGTTGACGTTTCAGCAGGGGGTAATATTACTTCAATGAAGACATCTTCTGATCAAACAAAAACATCAACGCTAATAGAAAAAGAAATACTTAACACAGCACCAATAACAGAGGGTGAGTCTATTGGTGCGCCATTATCAGGGGCTATTTGGAAAGTAATGGTTGAGGTGAATCAAAAAATTAATCAAGGCGATGTTTTGATTATTCTTGAAGCTATGAAAATGGAAACTGAAATTAAGGCCGCTAAAAGCGGTGTTGTGACTGGTATTGAGATTAAGGAAGGCGATACAGTTGACGTAGGCCAAACTTTATTAACACTCGTATGA
- a CDS encoding OadG family protein, whose translation MEQTDFIVQALNLTLFGMGFVFLFLTLLVGVTKLMSMIIQKFQSKVHDQQDFNNNSELEDEIDEETKFVIEQAIKMHRGHKDYA comes from the coding sequence ATGGAACAAACAGATTTTATAGTTCAAGCACTTAATTTAACCTTGTTTGGTATGGGATTTGTATTCTTGTTTTTAACTTTGTTGGTTGGCGTTACTAAATTAATGTCTATGATTATTCAAAAATTTCAAAGTAAAGTTCATGATCAGCAGGATTTTAATAACAATTCTGAACTTGAAGATGAGATAGATGAGGAGACTAAATTTGTCATTGAGCAAGCAATTAAAATGCATAGGGGACATAAAGATTATGCTTAA
- the infA gene encoding translation initiation factor IF-1 translates to MSKSDYIELEGVVKEKLPNTIFTVELENGHRILAHISGKIRKHYIRILPGDKVTVEMTPYDLTKGRIIFRHK, encoded by the coding sequence ATGTCAAAAAGTGATTACATTGAGTTAGAAGGTGTTGTTAAAGAAAAATTACCGAATACGATTTTTACGGTTGAGTTAGAAAATGGTCATCGTATTTTGGCGCATATTTCTGGCAAAATTCGCAAGCATTATATTCGTATTCTTCCAGGTGATAAGGTAACCGTTGAGATGACGCCTTATGATTTAACCAAAGGAAGAATTATTTTTAGACACAAATAA
- the metF gene encoding methylenetetrahydrofolate reductase [NAD(P)H] gives MKISFEFFPPRTNQAKEKLNQVRQSLSVVSPEYFSTTFGAGGTTQDATLGAVLDIQKNDNIPAAPHLSCIGSEKSNIVELLDQYKSTNINRIIALRGDIPLGIGDIGDFHYANELVEFIRSEYNYYFHIEVAAYPEMHPQAKNIVSDLTHFVNKIKAGANGAITQYFYNADAYFRFKDDVQKLGVDIPITPGIMPITNYTQLLNFSNMCGTQIPKWILERLKLYENDLESLGDFGFDVVANLCQTLKSQGVNSFHFYSMNCAEPSLKLAKSII, from the coding sequence ATGAAAATCAGTTTTGAGTTTTTCCCGCCCAGAACAAACCAAGCTAAAGAAAAACTAAACCAAGTTAGACAAAGTTTAAGTGTGGTATCGCCTGAATATTTTTCAACCACTTTTGGTGCAGGTGGAACAACACAAGATGCAACCCTAGGAGCGGTGTTAGATATTCAAAAAAATGACAACATTCCAGCTGCACCACACCTATCCTGTATTGGCTCAGAAAAGTCTAACATTGTTGAATTATTAGATCAATACAAATCTACAAATATTAATCGTATTATTGCATTAAGGGGCGATATTCCTTTAGGTATAGGCGATATTGGTGATTTTCATTATGCCAATGAATTGGTTGAATTTATCAGATCTGAATATAATTACTACTTCCATATTGAGGTAGCAGCTTATCCTGAAATGCACCCACAAGCCAAAAATATTGTAAGTGATCTAACACACTTTGTTAACAAGATTAAAGCAGGTGCTAATGGTGCAATTACACAATACTTCTATAATGCTGATGCCTATTTTAGATTTAAAGATGATGTACAAAAATTAGGTGTGGACATCCCGATTACACCAGGAATTATGCCAATTACTAACTACACTCAATTGCTTAACTTTTCTAATATGTGTGGCACACAAATTCCAAAGTGGATTTTAGAACGACTCAAACTTTATGAAAACGATCTAGAATCGCTTGGTGATTTTGGTTTTGATGTTGTTGCTAATTTATGTCAAACACTCAAAAGCCAAGGTGTGAATAGTTTTCACTTTTACTCAATGAATTGTGCAGAACCTTCTCTTAAACTAGCAAAAAGTATCATATAA